The region CGGAAAGTTCAACCTGGAGCTCTGAATCGTCTACGACCTTGGCAACCTTGCCGATCAGACCACCAGTGGTCACGATGGTGTCGCCGCGGCGCAGGTTCGCGATCAGCTCCTGATGCTGCTTCATGCGCTGACGCTGAGGCCGGATGATCAGGAAATACATGATCGCGAAGATCAGCACGAACGGCAGAAGCGACATCAGAAAGTCCGGGCTCAGCGGGCTTCCGGATTGCGCATAGGCTGGGGTGATAAACATCAAATTCTCCTCAAGGGCCAATCCCACCAGGCACCCCTTTTGGGCTCCCTCATGAAAATCGCCAAATTCCAGTGGCCGGACTATACCGGCGGCGCTCCGGTTTTCAAGTAAAGCAGACGCTTTCAGGCGTACCGCTTTGCGAATAAGCGGCGTTTTCCAGATGCATTGCCCGTGCTACTCGTCATGAACGCCCTGTCAGACCCCAAAGTGGGTCGAAGAACAAAGGTTACAAGAGCAAATGTCCGAGCGTTCCGAGCTGACCTCTCTTAATCAAAAACTCGATTCCCTGATCGCGTTGATTTCGCGGGCTGTACCCCTGGAGCCTTCGGCGCCAGACTTCAGTGCCTCCGACGCGTTCGTTTGGACCG is a window of Labrenzia sp. CE80 DNA encoding:
- the yajC gene encoding preprotein translocase subunit YajC — its product is MFITPAYAQSGSPLSPDFLMSLLPFVLIFAIMYFLIIRPQRQRMKQHQELIANLRRGDTIVTTGGLIGKVAKVVDDSELQVELSEGVKVRIVRSMVQEVRSKSEPAKEGA